A single Planktothrix serta PCC 8927 DNA region contains:
- the phaB gene encoding acetoacetyl-CoA reductase PhaB, translating to MISLGLEDKVIFVTGGGRGIGATIVSLLTELGAKVAFVDINIPDNHPAAFAAKADVTNLEEMEAVGKEIAEKLGPVYGVVANAGITRDNFFAKLSPADWDAVINVNLKGVVNTIKPFVGGMYEQKAGSIVAISSISGDRGNAGQTNYAATKAAVIGLVKSLAREAARYNVRANAIAPGFINTEMTKVIADNIKEKIIAEIPFRRFGEPEDIAWACAFLLSPVASSYVTGEVLRVNGAHHT from the coding sequence ATGATTTCTTTAGGTTTAGAAGATAAAGTCATTTTTGTTACCGGAGGGGGTCGAGGAATTGGAGCAACCATCGTCTCTTTATTAACAGAATTAGGCGCAAAAGTTGCCTTTGTAGATATCAATATTCCCGATAATCATCCGGCTGCTTTTGCCGCTAAAGCCGATGTTACTAATTTAGAGGAAATGGAAGCGGTTGGCAAAGAAATTGCCGAAAAATTAGGGCCGGTTTATGGTGTAGTTGCAAACGCTGGAATTACCCGCGATAACTTTTTTGCTAAATTATCCCCGGCTGATTGGGATGCGGTGATTAATGTTAATTTAAAAGGGGTTGTGAATACGATTAAACCCTTTGTTGGTGGAATGTATGAACAAAAAGCCGGGTCAATTGTTGCCATTAGTTCGATTTCGGGCGATCGCGGCAATGCAGGTCAAACCAACTATGCTGCAACCAAAGCTGCTGTGATTGGTTTAGTCAAATCTTTAGCGAGAGAAGCGGCGCGTTATAATGTACGGGCAAATGCGATCGCTCCGGGATTTATTAATACAGAAATGACCAAGGTGATCGCCGATAATATCAAAGAAAAAATTATTGCAGAAATCCCCTTCCGTCGCTTTGGAGAACCCGAAGATATTGCTTGGGCTTGTGCTTTTCTACTCTCTCCCGTTGCTAGTAGTTATGTCACTGGAGAAGTTCTGCGAGTCAATGGCGCCCATCATACTTAA
- the phaC gene encoding class III poly(R)-hydroxyalkanoic acid synthase subunit PhaC produces MLPFLTQLSLEDTTHEYVELTQKLVKGMENLSRLREEDIEVGFSTKEVVYKEDKVILYHFKSQVEKPFAIPVLIVYALVNRPFMVDLQENRSLVANLLKLGLDVYLLDWGYPTRADRWLTLDDYLNGYLDTCVDFIAKTHQLDKINLLGICQGGTFSLCYSSMHPEKVKNLIVMVTPVDFKMKNTLLNMRGGCTLGSDALDVDLMIDAMGNVPGDFLNLEFLMLKPLQLGYQKYLDLPDIMSSEEKLLNFMRMEKWIFDSPDQAGETYRQFLKDFYQGNKLIKGEVVIGEQQVNLKEVKMPVLNLYAEKDHLVDPSSSLALKQYVGSKDYTVQGFPVGHIGMYVSGKVQRDLPPTIANWLKARS; encoded by the coding sequence ATGTTACCTTTTCTAACTCAATTAAGCTTAGAAGATACGACCCACGAATATGTGGAATTAACGCAAAAACTCGTAAAAGGCATGGAAAACTTAAGCCGTTTACGCGAAGAAGATATTGAAGTGGGATTTTCTACCAAGGAAGTAGTTTATAAGGAAGATAAAGTGATTTTATATCACTTTAAATCCCAAGTCGAAAAACCCTTTGCCATTCCGGTTTTAATTGTTTATGCTTTAGTTAACCGTCCGTTTATGGTTGACTTACAGGAAAATCGATCTTTGGTTGCCAATTTGTTAAAATTGGGGTTAGATGTTTATTTACTGGATTGGGGATATCCGACTCGCGCGGATCGTTGGTTAACCTTAGATGACTACTTAAATGGTTATCTCGATACCTGTGTAGATTTTATTGCCAAAACCCATCAATTAGACAAAATTAATCTGTTAGGAATTTGTCAAGGAGGAACTTTTAGTCTCTGTTATAGTTCTATGCACCCGGAGAAGGTGAAGAACTTAATTGTGATGGTGACTCCGGTTGATTTTAAGATGAAAAATACCCTGCTAAATATGCGGGGAGGTTGTACTCTAGGCTCCGATGCTTTGGATGTGGATTTAATGATTGATGCGATGGGGAATGTTCCAGGGGATTTCCTCAATCTTGAATTCTTGATGCTCAAACCCTTACAATTGGGATATCAAAAATATTTGGATTTACCGGATATTATGAGCAGTGAAGAAAAATTGCTCAATTTTATGCGGATGGAAAAATGGATTTTTGATAGTCCAGACCAAGCTGGGGAAACCTATCGACAGTTTCTTAAAGATTTCTACCAAGGCAATAAATTAATTAAAGGTGAAGTCGTAATTGGTGAACAACAGGTCAATTTAAAAGAGGTAAAAATGCCTGTTTTAAACCTGTATGCTGAGAAAGATCATTTAGTTGATCCTTCATCTTCTTTAGCCTTAAAACAGTATGTCGGAAGTAAAGATTATACCGTACAAGGCTTTCCCGTTGGGCATATTGGAATGTATGTCAGTGGCAAAGTTCAACGGGATTTACCCCCGACCATTGCGAATTGGTTAAAAGCCAGAAGCTAA
- the phaE gene encoding class III poly(R)-hydroxyalkanoic acid synthase subunit PhaE — translation MDKETATWNDLTGNWVNAWTDAGTQIWKTWFNQMGVATANGNAETQPDMTALTERFTQNQQLLMRFLKLSFEAWQDILPKVQAGDDWQKTLTNYTTQIRKQLDDFSQGNQKINQDTTQLWQLYSQQIQKFNQVWTAYMESSLGPLNQTWTGNSQPWIELNNLYWEMFYQPTFGNFLQSPTLGVTREFNNKILKGFDQWTNLYRASNNYQILLSDIQVKSFEALIQKLVELAEKGEPVTDWRKFQDLWSIVSDDIFEKTFMSEENLKVHGDFLNALNAYRIQQQELMESWMKAMNMPSRSEVDEIHKTIYELRKEVKRLKKTVAKYEQEVDG, via the coding sequence ATGGATAAAGAAACAGCAACTTGGAATGATTTAACCGGAAATTGGGTGAATGCTTGGACAGATGCAGGAACTCAAATTTGGAAAACCTGGTTTAATCAAATGGGCGTAGCAACAGCTAACGGAAATGCTGAAACTCAACCCGATATGACCGCTTTAACAGAACGGTTTACGCAAAATCAACAATTATTAATGCGTTTTCTGAAACTGTCTTTTGAAGCTTGGCAAGATATTTTACCGAAAGTTCAAGCGGGGGATGATTGGCAAAAAACCTTAACCAATTATACCACACAAATTCGCAAACAATTAGATGATTTTTCCCAAGGAAATCAAAAAATTAATCAAGATACAACTCAACTTTGGCAATTATATTCTCAACAAATCCAAAAATTTAATCAAGTTTGGACGGCTTATATGGAGTCTTCCCTGGGCCCATTAAACCAAACTTGGACAGGAAATAGTCAGCCTTGGATCGAACTGAATAACCTCTATTGGGAGATGTTCTATCAACCCACCTTTGGGAATTTCTTGCAAAGTCCGACTCTAGGAGTAACACGAGAGTTTAATAATAAAATCCTGAAAGGATTTGATCAATGGACAAATCTTTATCGCGCCAGTAACAATTATCAAATTTTATTATCTGATATTCAAGTTAAATCCTTTGAAGCCTTAATTCAAAAATTAGTTGAGTTAGCCGAAAAAGGTGAACCTGTTACCGACTGGCGGAAATTTCAAGACCTCTGGAGTATCGTTTCTGATGATATTTTTGAGAAGACATTTATGTCAGAAGAAAATCTCAAAGTTCATGGGGATTTTCTCAATGCTTTAAATGCCTATCGCATTCAACAACAAGAATTAATGGAATCTTGGATGAAAGCGATGAATATGCCATCTCGTAGCGAAGTTGATGAAATTCACAAAACTATCTATGAACTGCGGAAAGAAGTTAAACGCTTGAAAAAAACTGTAGCAAAATATGAACAAGAGGTTGACGGTTGA
- the phaA gene encoding acetyl-CoA acetyltransferase PhaA, whose product MLDVYIVSAVRTPLGRFGGSLASFSPADLGAHVMKAALERGGVPSDALDLYIFGNVLRAGHGQLIPRQAALKAGIPAHVDGYAVDMVCSSGMISMMNAANAIRAGEADLVLAGGIESMSQTGFYLSQRARWGYKFLMGAPEQLIDILVYDGLTDPTTGEGMGDETERVAAKHGFTRQNLDEVAFYSHKRATEATQRGTFKAEIAPMEIVSKKGTQIIDQDEGIRSETTLESLAKLRPAFSKEGILTAGNSSQLSDGAASVILASAEAVEKYGLTPLAKLISGTWAGGETWRFTEFPVLATQKLLTKLNMTITDFDLVENNEAFALSSCLFNQMLGVPFDKMNVNGGAIALGHPIGASGARIVVTLLNALKEQDKTLGLAALCHGTGGGTALAIERV is encoded by the coding sequence ATGCTTGATGTGTATATCGTTTCAGCAGTTCGCACGCCCCTCGGTCGCTTTGGTGGTTCCTTAGCCAGTTTTTCTCCCGCCGATCTCGGAGCCCATGTTATGAAAGCCGCACTCGAACGGGGGGGAGTTCCCAGTGATGCCTTAGACCTCTACATTTTCGGAAACGTTCTCCGCGCCGGACACGGACAACTGATTCCTCGCCAAGCGGCCCTGAAAGCCGGAATTCCCGCCCATGTTGATGGCTACGCGGTGGATATGGTCTGTTCTTCCGGGATGATCAGCATGATGAATGCAGCCAACGCAATTCGCGCCGGGGAAGCCGATCTCGTCTTAGCTGGGGGCATAGAATCGATGTCTCAAACCGGGTTTTATCTCTCTCAACGGGCGAGATGGGGATATAAATTTCTCATGGGCGCACCCGAACAGTTAATCGATATTCTGGTGTATGACGGGTTAACTGACCCCACGACCGGAGAGGGAATGGGAGATGAAACTGAACGGGTCGCCGCCAAACATGGGTTCACAAGGCAAAATTTAGATGAAGTGGCGTTTTATTCCCACAAACGCGCCACAGAAGCCACTCAACGGGGAACCTTTAAAGCGGAAATTGCCCCGATGGAAATTGTTAGTAAAAAAGGCACACAAATTATTGATCAAGATGAGGGAATTCGCTCAGAAACTACATTAGAAAGTTTAGCTAAATTGCGTCCGGCTTTTAGTAAAGAGGGGATATTAACGGCCGGAAATAGTAGTCAACTTTCCGATGGGGCGGCATCTGTAATTTTAGCCAGTGCTGAAGCGGTGGAAAAATACGGTTTAACACCCTTAGCTAAATTAATTTCAGGAACTTGGGCTGGAGGTGAAACCTGGCGATTTACTGAGTTTCCAGTATTAGCAACTCAGAAACTTCTGACTAAATTGAATATGACGATTACTGATTTTGATTTAGTTGAAAATAATGAAGCTTTTGCCCTCAGTAGTTGCTTATTCAATCAAATGTTAGGCGTTCCTTTTGACAAAATGAATGTGAATGGGGGTGCGATCGCCCTTGGACACCCCATTGGCGCATCAGGAGCTCGAATTGTTGTCACCTTGCTGAATGCCTTAAAAGAGCAGGATAAAACCCTAGGATTAGCTGCCTTATGTCATGGAACTGGAGGCGGAACAGCTTTAGCTATTGAGCGAGTTTAA
- a CDS encoding heavy metal-responsive transcriptional regulator, with translation MGAVITDGRLKIGDVATRSGLSVKTVRYYEEIGLLAPTVERSNSGYRLFDQSVINRLAFVKRAQSLGLSLSEIRDILNISDRGELPCEEVKQHLAMKVAEIDHQITALEILKSELQQLLNHWQDHPSKHLQDTTICPNIQGECQ, from the coding sequence ATGGGTGCGGTGATTACAGATGGACGGTTAAAAATTGGTGATGTTGCCACCCGGAGTGGCTTATCGGTAAAGACGGTTCGCTATTATGAAGAAATTGGTTTATTAGCACCAACGGTTGAACGGTCAAACTCCGGGTATCGACTGTTTGATCAGTCAGTGATCAACCGTTTAGCTTTTGTCAAACGAGCTCAATCTTTGGGTTTGAGTTTAAGTGAAATTCGAGATATTTTAAATATTAGCGATCGGGGTGAACTTCCCTGTGAGGAGGTTAAACAACATTTAGCGATGAAAGTTGCAGAGATTGATCACCAAATTACAGCCTTAGAAATCTTAAAAAGCGAGTTACAACAGTTACTCAACCATTGGCAAGATCATCCATCAAAGCATCTACAGGATACCACAATTTGTCCGAATATTCAAGGGGAATGCCAATAA
- a CDS encoding GDSL-type esterase/lipase family protein — MRTLSAQSLSHFPGHHDHHLPMRIVALGDSLIYGFGDPVGGGWVERLRRQWMSPGYTGHALYNLGVRGNGVAQVSQRVEKEWLRRGELRNRQPELMILSVGVNDSPRLGRANGRGFTEFEQFHTQLNHLLDLAGSLCPVLFIGMVPVDESKMPFLDCFYYNHADQYRYKQATKLACEQRQIPYLDIFDLWLRRGEHWRQLHLSTDGLHPNVRGYQALLHDILNWEPMYHLHHASMPVLETSA; from the coding sequence ATGCGAACCCTTTCTGCTCAATCTTTATCCCATTTTCCTGGGCATCATGATCATCATCTTCCGATGAGAATTGTTGCCCTCGGAGATAGTCTAATTTATGGATTTGGTGATCCTGTTGGTGGTGGCTGGGTAGAACGTTTACGTCGTCAGTGGATGTCTCCAGGTTATACAGGTCATGCCCTTTATAATCTAGGAGTGCGAGGAAATGGTGTGGCTCAGGTTTCCCAACGAGTGGAAAAAGAATGGCTGCGCCGAGGAGAATTACGAAATCGTCAGCCGGAATTAATGATTCTTTCCGTTGGAGTTAATGATTCTCCCCGGTTAGGACGAGCAAATGGACGGGGTTTTACAGAATTTGAACAATTCCACACCCAACTCAATCATTTGTTAGATTTGGCGGGAAGCTTGTGTCCGGTTTTATTTATAGGAATGGTACCTGTAGATGAAAGTAAGATGCCATTTCTCGACTGTTTTTATTATAATCACGCTGATCAATATCGTTACAAACAAGCCACAAAGTTAGCTTGTGAACAACGTCAGATTCCCTATCTGGATATTTTTGATCTGTGGTTAAGACGAGGGGAACATTGGAGACAGTTACACTTAAGCACCGATGGTCTTCATCCCAACGTCAGAGGCTATCAAGCCTTATTACACGATATTCTGAACTGGGAACCCATGTATCATCTTCATCACGCCTCTATGCCTGTTTTGGAAACCAGTGCTTGA